A stretch of the Nicotiana tabacum cultivar K326 chromosome 6, ASM71507v2, whole genome shotgun sequence genome encodes the following:
- the LOC107790303 gene encoding uncharacterized protein LOC107790303, whose amino-acid sequence MDIWVVAAAAGAGYIAQHWKDLLKSRHDFSESSLKSPSFIRTDSLPHMQQVLDNNCSSPVETPRMKLGKCHDPEVASTSSLADENLEISCDSDNCNLASGFLSNKELQGDQGGSICDNINERGYESLLPPSTTELAFSYGGNARKKGSLRSRRKIGHLIKPLNSLESCLMAQLYKEHGEVENYIFSSNSSPWTPTARPFVVTDGSRIISRGTSNSLSNPRGAGHHKLQDNFSQLNTVFGVPQLPSVGSMELQGKAKVKDHSGRFSDIIKMNNERHGSLQGSSRGVLLFCLGISVGIISSFWKNRNEMDKLNELLRQSENLVQDLHEELEMKDSLTVKELAAEDCESQDTHNDSSNNGALHEPSPKGKLNKSSTNYDEDCQSQKTEEESMSKIEAELEAELERLELSMNSSKLEGKLAELDELDPDFVPDLAEGELRAELFSRQARGQPYADQDGSATSTPHPVDYAVSPRELSLRLHEVLQSQLEERLKELEMALQNSERKVRYMEAELVSSWRDSSNSEGGSSSTHGSPVTKVEQRTADQPVVINLSGEALDAYNEAFDEFTRLNESEEEDIAVASGVKNSNHQENSHKREHNFDLIENGRTNDESEDGDDEMEKLLIRHIVEKARKGSPAVLNVQRALFSLDDNEH is encoded by the exons ATGGATATTTGGGTTGTGGCTGCAGCTGCTGGTGCTGGTTATATTGCGCAGCATTGGAAGGATCTCTTAAAAAGCAGACATGATTTTTCAGAATCATCTCTTAAGTCTCCTAGTTTTATAAGAACTGACTCATTACCGCATATGCAGCAAGTCCTGGATAATAATTGTTCCTCCCCTGTTGAGACACCTAGAATGAAACtaggcaaatgtcatgatccagaAGTGGCTTCCACCAGCAGTTTGGCTGATGAAAACCTAGAGATATCATGTGATTCTGATAATTGCAATTTAGCTTCTGGGTTTCTGAGTAATAAAGAGCTTCAAGGAGATCAGGGTGGAAGCATATGTGATAACATCAATGAACGGGGGTATGAGTCATTACTACCCCCGTCTACGACTGAATTGGCCTTTTCTTATGGTGGTAATGCAAGGAAAAAGGGCAGCCTTAGGAGTAGAAGAAAAATTGGGCATCTTATAAAGCCTTTAAATTCTCTAGAAAGTTGTCTCATGGCTCAATTATACAAGGAACATGGTGAAGTTGAGAACTATATTTTTAGTTCAAACTCTTCACCATGGACACCAACTGCAAGGCCATTTGTAGTTACCGATGGAAGCAGAATTATAAGCAGAGGTACGTCTAATTCCTTAAGTAACCCAAGAGGTGCTGGACATCATAAGCTGCAGGATAACTTTTCACAATTGAATACTGTATTTGGAGTCCCTCAACTACCTAGTGTTGGATCCATGGAGCTCCAGGGAAAAGCCAAGGTGAAGGATCATTCCGGAAGATTTAGTGATATCATTAAAATGAACAATGAGAGACACGGCAGTTTACAAG GATCATCTCGTGGTGTGCTTCTTTTCTGTCTTGGAATATCTGTGGGCATAATATCTTCTTTCTGGAAAAATAGAAATGAAATGGATAAATTAAATGAGTTGCTGAGACAGTCAGAGAATTTGGTTCAAGATCTACATGAGGAACTTGAGATGAAAGATTCATTAACTGTGAAAGAGCTTGCCGCTGAAGATTGTGAGTCACAAGATACACATAATGATTCTTCAAACAATGGAGCTTTACATGAACCTTCCCCTAAAGGGAAGTTGAATAAGTCGTCAACAAATTACGATGAGGACTGTCAAAGCCAGAAGACAGAGGAAGAATCTATGAGTAAAATTGAAGCAGAGCTTGAAGCTGAACTGGAGAGGTTAGAATTAAGTATGAACTCGTCTAAGTTGGAGGGGAAACTCGCAGAACTAGATGAG CTTGATCCAGACTTTGTGCCAGATCTAGCTGAGGGGGAGTTAAGAGCTGAACTCTTTAGTAGACAAGCCAGAGGTCAACCTTATGCAGATCAGGACGGTAGTGCAACCTCGACCCCTCATCCTGTTGACTATGCTGTCTCGCCAAGAGAGCTGAGCTTACGGCTGCATGAAGTCCTTCAATCACAATTAGAAGAACGCCTCAAGGAGCTTGAGATGGCACTTCAGAACAGTGAGAGGAAAGTTCGGTATATGGAAGCAGAACTTGTAAGTTCTTGGAGGGATTCCTCAAACAGTGAAGGGGGTTCTTCTTCAACCCATGGTAGTCCTGTAACTAAAGTTGAACAACGTACAGCGGACCAGCCTGTGGTAATCAATTTATCCGGGGAAGCTTTAGATGCATATAACGAGGCTTTTGACGAGTTCACAAGGTTAAATGAGTCAGAGGAAGAGGATATTGCTGTTGCATCAGGGGTTAAGAACAGCAACCACCAAGAAAACTCGCACAAACGGGAACATAACTTTGACTTGATTGAGAATGGCAGGACGAATGATGAAAGTGAAGATGGTGATGATGAGATGGAAAAGTTGTTAATTAGGCATATTGTTGAGAAAGCCAGGAAAGGCTCTCCAGCAGTTTTAAATGTGCAGAGAGCTTTGTTCTCACTTGATGATAATGAACATTGA
- the LOC107790304 gene encoding presenilin-like protein At2g29900, producing the protein MEQNPKPKSVLDSLGEEIVRIVIPVSICMLIVVILVSVLNTDSDSSGPSFTSVATIAYTESSSDSTWDKLKGALLNALVFVVVVTAVTFLLVLLFYFRCTKFLKYYMGFSSCLVLGFMGGEISLFLISKFKIPIDCITFALSLFNFTVVGVLAVFMSKTAIIVTQGYLVVIGVLVAYWFTMLPEWTTWVLLVAMALYDLAAVLLPGGPLRLLVELAISRDEDIPALVYEARPVINHDSVPRGAVVQRRVWRERRDNDFGSNENLDSRSNLNATVNSSLESNSGLERFTSIGSDENERNAVDVEDAPVLRAESELAAPLIQHRINVRMNLQEGSNDDFALEGIGLGSSGAIKLGLGDFIFYSVLVARAAMYDFMTVYACYLAIIAGLGITLMLLAFYQKALPALPVSVMLGVLFYLLTRLLLETFVVQCSMNLLMF; encoded by the coding sequence ATGGAGCAAAATCCAAAGCCTAAAAGCGTTCTTGATTCTCTCGGGGAAGAAATTGTGAGAATCGTTATACCAGTCTCAATTTGCATGCTTATAGTGGTCATTCTTGTTTCAGTATTAAACACTGATTCAGATTCCTCAGGCCCTTCATTTACATCTGTAGCCACAATTGCTTACACTGAGAGCAGCTCAGACTCAACGTGGGACAAATTGAAAGGTGCCCTTTTGAATGCTTTGGTCTTTGTTGTGGTTGTTACTGCTGTTACATTCCTTTTGGTATTACTTTTCTACTTCAGATGCACCAAATTCTTGAAATACTACATGGGTTTCTCGTCTTGTCTTGTTTTGGGATTCATGGGTGGTGAAATATCTCTATTCTTgatatcaaaattcaaaattccaatTGATTGCATTACTTTTGCATTGAGTTTGTTCAATTTCACTGTTGTTGGAGTTTTGGCTGTGTTTATGTCAAAGACAGCAATTATAGTTACTCAAGGATATTTGGTTGTTATTGGAGTGTTGGTTGCTTATTGGTTTACAATGTTGCCTGAATGGACTACTTGGGTGCTTTTGGTTGCAATGGCATTATATGACCTTGCTGCTGTTTTGTTGCCTGGTGGGCCCCTAAggctacttgttgagcttgcaatatcTAGGGATGAAGATATCCCTGCTTTGGTTTACGAGGCTAGGCCGGTTATTAATCATGATTCAGTTCCAAGGGGTGCTGTTGTGCAAAGGAGAGTGTGGAGAGAAAGACGGGACAATGATTTCGGCTCCAATGAAAATTTAGACTCTAGGTCTAACTTGAATGCAACTGTCAATTCTAGTTTGGAATCGAATTCTGGTCTTGAAAGGTTTACGTCAATCGGCAGTGATGAGAATGAGAGGAATGCAGTTGATGTGGAGGATGCTCCAGTTTTAAGAGCTGAGTCCGAGCTTGCTGCACCGCTGATTCAACATAGGATAAATGTCAGAATGAATTTACAGGAAGGGTCAAATGATGATTTTGCACTTGAAGGAATCGGGTTGGGATCCTCAGGTGCTATTAAGCTGGGGCTAGGAGACTTCATATTCTACAGTGTATTAGTAGCCAGGGCTGCCATGTACGATTTCATGACAGTTTATGCATGCTATCTTGCTATTATAGCTGGTCTTGGTATCACTCTGATGCTTCTTGCATTTTATCAGAAAGCTTTGCCTGCTCTTCCTGTGTCCGTTATGCTAGGTGTCTTGTTTTACTTATTAACTCGGCTATTGCTCGAGACATTTGTTGTACAATGTTCTATGAACCTGTTGATGTTTTAG